Proteins co-encoded in one Pseudoliparis swirei isolate HS2019 ecotype Mariana Trench chromosome 7, NWPU_hadal_v1, whole genome shotgun sequence genomic window:
- the LOC130197234 gene encoding uncharacterized protein C2orf81 homolog, which yields MPRSATKSQADKRNRSSVRVTPLPTQDDIIPGRLTRAQWTDMLMEDADETVGEIMEELMTKVVEGCLKVYIERQIPAFSTSWAKNYLIQILERQILCPNEGGEPKEVYKIEDSEPVPVTSDPWLQGCVLVVNAPSRPHPASQQEDDDGQVPGQTEPGANRRCHIMARRKSSPKQSEKETSPSMPVSSECHEALSPRPPPKIERKKKQWVHLPPVPSKLLPRLSCSAEKRDVDVEGHNSIHSLHNHTTGSSYHRKTDRPTQKLDPSCLPRHCVFPQYEIVDDDDTKPNSKKPSGLSTREPRHSEQRTDCTVTSLTQRPSSGVWLKTLSPSRQRKDRMLSSGSLRLDTMVFAKGVSLLDSQEVGINTHKCNPPTKSTKPRPTRSDVAEPMLSVDQVTTDPPPQVTRLFQSK from the exons ATGCCCCGCTCTGCAACCAAGTCTCAAGCTGACAAGCGCAATAGGTCGTCTGTTCGAGTGACTCCACTTCCGACGCAAGACGATATCATCCCTGGTCGCTTAACTCGGGCCCAATGGACGGACATGTTGATGGAGGATGCAGATGAGACGGTGGGGGAGATCATGGAGGAACTGATGACCAAAGTCGTGGAAGGTTGTTTAAAAGTGTACATTGAGAGACAG ATACCAGCTTTCTCCACATCCTGGGCCAAGAACTACCTCATACAGATTCTAGAGCGCCAAATCCTGTGCCCAAATGAAGGGGGAGAACCAAAGGAAGTATATAAAATAGAAGACTCAGAGCCTGTGCCAGTAACTTCAGATCCCTGGCTTCAAGGATGTGTACTCGTTGTAAATGCTCCCAGTCGACCTCACCCCGCCTCACAACAG GAGGATGACGATGGTCAGGTCCCGGGACAAACAGAGCCAGGAGCCAACCGGCGATGTCATATTATGGCCCGAAGAAAAAGCTCTCCAAAGCAATCTGAAAAGGAAACAAGTCCCAGTATGCCGGTCAGTTCCGAGTGCCATGAAGCGCTTAGTCCTCGCCCTCCACCAAAAATTGAACGAAAGAAAAAGCAGTGGGTTCATTTACCGCCAGTTCCAAGCAAATTACTTCCGCGTCTATCGTGTTCAGCAGAGAAAAGGGATGTGGATGTAGAGGGACACAATTCTATACATTCTCTACACAACCACACAACTGGATCGTCGTATCATCGCAAGACCGACCGACCGACACAAAAGCTCGATCCCTCCTGCTTGCCTCGACACTGCGTCTTTCCTCAGTACGAGATTGTGGATGACGACGACACAAAACCTAACTCCAAGAAACCAAGTGGACTATCCACACGAGAGCCGAGACATAGCGAGCAGCGAACTGATTGCACGGTAACCTCACTGACGCAACGACCCAGCTCAGGTGTCTGGCTGAAGACGTTGTCCCCCTCTAGACAGAGAAAGGACAGGATGTTGTCCTCTGGGTCTCTGAGACTCGACACGATGGTTTTCGCCAAGGGTGTTTCTCTCTTGGATTCTCAAGAAGTTGGAATTAACACTCATAAATGCAACCCTCCGACAAAGTCTACCAAGCCGAGGCCGACACGAAGTGATGTTGCCGAGCCAATGTTGTCAGTTGATCAGGTTACCACAGATCCACCACCTCAAGTAACCCGTTTGTTTCAGTCCAAGTGA
- the wdr54 gene encoding WD repeat-containing protein 54 — MYHKEKSIQIKNSASALYNNLGALRIAPRRLTYFTVVHANVVNMVSASWDGLNYSHRQLQSKEPNVATSTSLIMQAAFCSLPSRDLLVVTSQKGIQMYESDGSIMVYWHALDIPETTTAQAVFARGIAAVCESFICVGISTGAILVFDVPSKGSNITLSDVLEGHKESITDMASECCGGEVCIADLVSADDGGNLCVWKSGEEFKLLNHIPGFDISCSSVKLWKGTVVAGYGTGQIRLYEAVTGILHAEVNAHARWIYSLDIAPSSGLLLSAAEDSLVRVWQLIMTPESQSVEIAHLLNECVTDTQICGAKFCDANGYAFAVTGYDLCEIIRYAQS; from the exons ATGTATCACAAGGAGAAAAGCATCCAGATCAAGAACAGCGCCTCGGCGCTGTACAACAACCTGGGCGCGCTGCGCATCGCCCCGCGGCGCCTCACCTACTTTACGGTGGTCCACGCTAACGTGGTCAACATGGTGAGCGCCTCCTGGGACGGACTCAACTACTCCCACCGCCAGCTGCAGTCCAAGGAGCCCAATGTCGCCACGAGCACGTCTCTCATCATGCAG GCAGCTTTTTGCTCTCTGCCCTCTCGTGATCTGCTGGTTGTGACCTCTCAGAAAGGCATCCAG ATGTATGAGTCTGATGGCTCCATCATGGTGTACTGGCATGCCCTCGACATTCCAGAAACAACAACAG CTCAAGCCGTGTTTGCTCGAGGAATAGCAGCAGTGTGCGAGAGTTTTATATGTGTGG gcaTTTCAACTGGTGCAATTCTAGTATTTGATGTTCCCAGTAAAGGCAGTAATATTACCTTGTCGGATGTCCTGGAGGGGCACAAGGAGTCCATCACTGACATGGCCTCAGAATGCTGTGGCGGCGAG GTGTGCATAGCTGATCTGGTCAGTGCAGATGATGGGGGCAACCTTTGTGTGTGGAAGTCTGGGGAGGAATTTAAGTTACTCAACCATATCCCTGGCTTTGA TATTAGCTGCTCATCGGTGAAGTTGTGGAAAGGTACAGTGGTGGCCGGTTACGGCACAGGCCAGATCCGTCTCTATGAGGCGGTGACGGGAATCCTGCATGCTGAGGTCAACGCCCATGCTCGCTGGATATACTCGCTGGACATTGCTCCCTCTTCTGGGCTG ctgctgtctgctgctgaGGACTCCCTGGTCAGGGTGTGGCAACTGATAATGACCCCAGAGAGCCAAAGCGTGGAG ATTGCCCATTTGCTCAATGAGTGTGTGACGGACACGCAAATCTGTGGCGCCAAGTTCTGTGACGCCAATGGTTATGCCTTTGCAGTGACAGGATATGACCTTTGTGAGATTATTCGTTACGCACAGTCATAA
- the LOC130196976 gene encoding E3 SUMO-protein ligase ZBED1-like, with amino-acid sequence MKRTSRRRSSVWDCFEQVGNFVRCMKCDATLKYCGGATSSMMSHMSRQHPPSDEDEKPVICTVQCTEEEERSAAHPDAAQVAVMSPNVSATTALSERDFGEKKRLKRSSVWDIFIKVDDEVHCTMCDTKLKYRSSTTSMMYHIKNKHPDTTPTDGGSGATHAEVTELISRMIEKDMLPMDVVSGDGFRELLAQTVPNYKIPSAAAIRRLVEGHFQEKVEELVVQLGKVEKVALTADLWTALPSQRYMTVFCSFITEDWQGRSAVLQTHTLPPLESHATTDGVAERLLTTVQAWGIAGKVTACVHNARDVSPPRALVRVAWDYAACFATTLQRAVSDGLSEDLVHIVVAAGKLVKHFNRSSLASQALEQKRVQMCLPQHKLIESCTARWDTICDMFERLLEQRWAIKAVLSDRTVTNKQEAQTLEIEDDCWQIIENFTPVLATLKWATTIISAETEVSISNIYPITFSLIQTHLGPKENDVEQVSEFKLKVQDSLRNHMEVDSHDLASKPALIASMLDPRHKHLSFLTPTGRLAAKVKLHELVSKLDGMTTTVGPKDEPQEIQVTPDVSQVAMPSRLRSDTKNTMMLLLGDNYSSYYATDSEAQVDYYLRDIAPSLDINPLEWWRLNGPRFPKLATLARHYLCVPGVSLPTLLSEAGQTFATMRTRMSPEHVDMMIFVNRNA; translated from the exons ATGAAGCGCACGAGCCGGAGACGGAGCTCCGTGTGGGACTGTTTTGAACAAGTGGGCAACTTCGTCCGCTGCATGAAATGCGACGCCACGCTGAAGTACTGCGGCGGAGCCACCAGCTCCATGATGAGCCACATGAGCCGGCAGCACCCGCCGTCGGACGAGGACGAGAAGCCGGTGATCTGCACCGTGCAGtgcaccgaggaggaggagcggagtgcCGCTCATCCGGACGCGGCGCAGGTCGCCGTCATGTCCCCCAACGTCAGCGCCACGACCGCCCTCTCCGAGCGGGACTTCGGGGAGAAGAAGCGCCTGAAGAGGAGCTCGGTGTGGGACATCTTCATCAAAGTAGACGACGAGGTGCACTGCACGATGTGCGACACGAAGCTCAAGTACAGGAGCAGCACCACCAGCATGATGTACCACATCAAGAACAAGCACCCCGACACGACGCCCACGGACGGCGGGTCGGGGGCGACGCACGCAGAGGTCACTGAACTCATCTCCAGGATGATCGAGAAGGACATGCTTCCCATGGACGTGGTTAGCGGCGATGGTTTTCGTGAGCTCCTCGCACAAACCGTGCCCAATTATAAAATCCCGTCAGCCGCTGCGATCAGACGCCTCGTCGAAGGCCACTTCcaagagaaggtggaggagctggTTGTGCAGCTGGGTAAAGTGGAGAAAGTGGCGCTCACCGCCGACTTGTGGACGGCCCTCCCATCCCAGAGGTACATGACGGTGTTCTGTTCGTTCATCACGGAGGACTGGCAGGGGAGGTCGGCCGTGCTGCAGACGCACACGCTGCCGCCGCTGGAGAGCCACGCGACGACAGACGGCGTCGCGGAGAGGCTTCTGACCACGGTGCAGGCCTGGGGCATTGCTGGGAAAGTGACCGCGTGCGTTCATAACGCGCGGGACGTCTCGCCGCCCCGCGCGCTCGTCCGCGTCGCCTGGGACTACGCCGCTTGCTTCGCCACGACGCTGCAGCGAGCGGTCAGCGACGGGCTGAGCGAGGATCTCGTCCACATCGTTGTCGCCGCAGGGAAACTGGTCAAGCACTTCAACCGCAGTTCGCTGGCGAGTCAAGCCTTGGAGCAGAAGCGAGTTCAGATGTGCTTGCCGCAGCACAAGCTTATCGAGTCGTGCACAGCTAGATGGGACACCATCTGCGATATGTTTGAACGGTTACTAGAGCAACGGTGGGCAATCAAAGCTGTGCTCTCTGATCGCACAGTCACCAACAAACAGGAAGCCCAAACCCTTGAGATTGAAGATGATTGCTGGCAAATAATTGAGAATTTCACGCCTGTGTTGGCAACGCTGAAGTGGGCAACAACCATCATATCTGCAGAAACAGAAGTGTCCATTTCAAACATTTACCCAATCACATTCAGCCTCATTCAGACCCACCTTGGTCCAAAAGAGAACGATGTTGAACAAGTCTCTGAGTTCAAGCTGAAAGTTCAGGATTCACTAAGAAATCACATGGAG GTCGACTCTCATGACCTCGCCTCCAAACCGGCTCTGATTGCCTCGATGCTGGACCCCCGTCACAAACATCTCAGTTTCCTGACACCAACAGGAAGACTGGCTGCAAAGGTTAAACTGCACGAACTGGTTTCAAAACTAGACGGGATGACGACTACAGTGGGCCCAAAGGATGAACCGCAGGAGATCCAGGTCACGCCCGATGTCAGCCAGGTGGCAATGCCCTCACGACTGAGAAGTGACACCAAGAACACCATGATGTTGCTCCTAGGAGACAACTACAGTTCCTACTACGCCACAGACTCTGAAGCGCAGGTAGATTACTACTTGAGAGACATCGCACCGTCACTGGACATAAACCCTCTTGAATGGTGGAGGCTAAACGGACCAAGATTCCCCAAATTGGCCACTCTGGCGAGGCACTATTTGTGTGTACCCGGGGTATCGCTGCCGACTTTATTGTCAGAGGCTGGACAAACATTTGCAACAATGCGAACGAGAATGAGCCCAGAGCATGTCGACATGATGATCTTTGTAAACAGAAATGCATAA